From Streptomyces sp. NBC_01460, a single genomic window includes:
- a CDS encoding winged helix-turn-helix domain-containing protein, producing MTYVPDPLDPDDDRPPYEQVASSLSAAIRTRRIAPGEKLPSHKELTELYGFARATIQRALRDLEDEGLVISRKGSGVYVRNRTERPSGLRPYVEQAFSRDEVTIDFAGFSSETLHGALQEPLDKIRVGRLTPQSITMRILVPDMSVPQAAPVRMTDGQDDQRLRDRMREIMISYTRSIRDSFAELKHLGLVSETRIQVRVHSGTPFFKLYVINGEDAFFGYYPIRPNKVVAQGETIEIYDLVGKDTVLFHHSLNDGESSSGAQQVQQAGMWFDSVWGTIGRDFDLDAH from the coding sequence ATGACCTACGTTCCCGACCCGTTGGATCCAGACGACGACCGACCGCCGTACGAACAGGTGGCAAGCAGCCTGAGCGCCGCCATCCGCACCCGCCGAATCGCCCCCGGAGAGAAGCTCCCCTCCCACAAGGAGCTAACCGAGCTGTACGGCTTCGCGCGGGCCACGATCCAACGGGCCTTGCGGGACTTGGAGGACGAGGGCCTTGTCATCTCCCGAAAGGGCAGCGGGGTCTACGTCCGTAACCGCACCGAGCGTCCCTCTGGTCTTCGCCCGTATGTAGAGCAGGCGTTCAGTCGGGATGAGGTCACCATCGACTTCGCTGGGTTCTCCAGCGAAACCCTGCATGGTGCACTCCAAGAGCCACTGGACAAGATCCGAGTAGGCAGGCTGACGCCGCAGAGCATCACCATGCGGATACTCGTCCCGGACATGTCGGTGCCCCAGGCCGCGCCGGTCCGGATGACGGACGGCCAGGATGATCAGCGTCTCCGCGACCGCATGCGGGAGATCATGATCAGCTACACCCGCAGCATCCGTGACTCCTTCGCTGAGCTGAAGCACCTGGGCCTCGTCTCAGAAACCCGCATCCAGGTGCGCGTCCACAGCGGGACGCCCTTCTTCAAGCTGTACGTCATCAACGGTGAGGACGCCTTCTTCGGGTACTACCCGATCCGGCCCAACAAGGTCGTCGCCCAGGGCGAAACCATCGAGATCTACGACTTGGTGGGCAAGGACACTGTGCTGTTCCACCACTCCCTCAACGATGGCGAATCCTCCAGCGGTGCCCAACAGGTGCAGCAGGCTGGCATGTGGTTCGACAGCGTGTGGGGAACCATCGGAAGGGACTTCGATCTCGATGCCCACTGA
- a CDS encoding CAP domain-containing protein has product MGRHRRAGAAPAAEQYTADAPEGHRSARRKKRTGIPVRAGLLGVSAAVAVGAVAVASGLLPGGGSYSVSGGGASDQVHAGGAPDLLTQGDASAEPTSRTSASASAEANRGAGRSAAPSTSPSATPSEKASKKPSATASKRATKTPERTKAPAAEPRKSTSSGPATKAPAAPKTSSATPSREAEAPASPSATSAQAAVLSLVNQERAKVGCSPVTASAALTALAQDFSDDMAARDFFGHTDPDGATPWDRADAAGVEGLGGENIARGQADAQAVMDAWMSSEGHRANILNCDYKTLGVGVHLGSGGPWWTQDFGF; this is encoded by the coding sequence ATGGGACGGCATCGACGCGCAGGCGCGGCCCCCGCCGCTGAGCAGTACACGGCGGACGCCCCGGAGGGGCACAGGAGTGCTCGCCGGAAGAAGCGGACCGGCATACCCGTGCGCGCCGGACTTCTCGGCGTCTCGGCCGCCGTGGCCGTCGGAGCCGTCGCTGTCGCCTCCGGCCTGCTGCCCGGGGGCGGCAGCTACAGCGTCAGCGGGGGCGGGGCATCCGACCAGGTCCACGCGGGCGGTGCTCCCGACCTGCTGACCCAGGGCGACGCGTCCGCCGAACCGACCAGCCGCACCTCGGCGTCCGCGTCGGCCGAGGCCAACCGCGGTGCCGGCCGTTCCGCCGCGCCCTCCACGTCCCCCTCGGCCACCCCGAGCGAGAAGGCGAGCAAGAAGCCTTCCGCCACCGCCTCGAAGCGGGCGACGAAGACGCCGGAGCGGACGAAGGCCCCCGCGGCCGAGCCGAGGAAGAGCACGTCGTCCGGCCCGGCGACCAAGGCCCCGGCGGCTCCGAAGACCTCGTCGGCCACCCCGAGCCGTGAGGCCGAGGCGCCGGCGAGCCCGTCCGCCACCTCCGCCCAGGCCGCCGTGCTCAGCCTCGTCAACCAGGAGCGCGCCAAGGTCGGCTGCAGTCCGGTCACCGCGAGCGCCGCGCTGACCGCGCTCGCCCAGGACTTCAGCGACGACATGGCCGCCCGCGACTTCTTCGGTCACACCGACCCCGACGGCGCCACCCCCTGGGACCGTGCCGACGCGGCCGGTGTGGAGGGCCTCGGCGGCGAGAACATCGCCCGCGGTCAGGCCGACGCGCAGGCCGTGATGGACGCCTGGATGAGCAGCGAAGGCCACCGCGCGAACATTCTCAACTGCGACTACAAGACGCTCGGAGTGGGAGTCCACCTGGGCTCCGGCGGCCCCTGGTGGACGCAGGACTTCGGCTTCTAA
- the rnc gene encoding ribonuclease III, which translates to MSELSSAKKQADNINTASSHTLLEGRLGYHLESALLVRALTHRSYAYENGGLPTNERLEFLGDSVLGLVVTDTLYRTHPDLPEGQLAKLRAAVVNSRALAEVGRGLELGSFIRLGRGEEGTGGRDKASILADTLEAVIGAVYLDQGLGAASELVHRLFDPLIDRSSNLGAGLDWKTSLQELTASESLGVPEYLVTETGPDHEKTFTAAARVGGVSYGTGTGRSKKEAEQQAAESAWREISAAAEAREAAAKAAADGGVADTPADPSPKSDAAPA; encoded by the coding sequence ATGTCTGAGTTGTCCAGCGCCAAGAAGCAGGCAGACAACATCAACACAGCCTCGTCCCACACGCTTCTGGAAGGGCGGCTCGGGTATCACCTCGAGTCCGCCCTTCTGGTGCGTGCGCTGACCCACCGTTCGTACGCATACGAGAACGGCGGTCTGCCCACCAACGAGCGGCTCGAATTCCTCGGGGATTCGGTGCTCGGCCTGGTGGTCACGGACACGCTGTACCGCACCCACCCCGACCTGCCCGAAGGCCAGCTGGCCAAGTTGCGGGCCGCGGTGGTCAACTCGCGTGCACTTGCGGAAGTGGGCCGCGGCCTCGAACTCGGCTCCTTCATCCGGCTCGGCCGCGGTGAAGAGGGCACGGGTGGCCGGGACAAGGCTTCCATCCTCGCCGACACCCTTGAAGCGGTGATCGGCGCCGTCTATCTCGACCAGGGCCTAGGCGCGGCCTCGGAGCTGGTCCACCGGCTCTTCGACCCGCTGATCGACAGGTCCTCCAACCTCGGAGCCGGCCTGGACTGGAAGACCAGTCTCCAGGAGCTCACCGCGAGCGAGAGCCTCGGAGTCCCCGAGTACCTCGTCACGGAGACCGGCCCCGATCACGAGAAGACCTTTACTGCTGCTGCTCGCGTCGGTGGTGTCTCGTACGGCACCGGCACCGGCCGTAGCAAGAAGGAAGCGGAGCAGCAGGCGGCCGAGTCCGCCTGGCGCGAGATCAGCGCCGCCGCGGAAGCACGGGAGGCTGCGGCCAAGGCCGCGGCCGACGGAGGGGTCGCCGACACCCCTGCCGACCCGTCGCCGAAGTCGGACGCGGCTCCTGCCTGA
- a CDS encoding acylphosphatase codes for MNEDARLVVWVRGRVQQVGFRWFTRANALGIGKLTGFALNLDDGRVQVVAEGPRENCHRLLDWLGSDDTPGRVDGVTEIWDTPRGGYEGFAIR; via the coding sequence ATGAACGAAGACGCACGACTCGTCGTATGGGTACGCGGCCGAGTACAGCAAGTGGGGTTCCGCTGGTTCACCAGGGCAAATGCTTTGGGGATCGGGAAACTCACCGGCTTCGCCCTCAATCTCGACGACGGCCGGGTACAGGTGGTGGCCGAAGGGCCGCGTGAGAATTGCCACCGTCTGCTCGACTGGCTCGGCTCCGACGACACACCCGGCCGCGTCGACGGCGTCACTGAGATCTGGGACACGCCGCGCGGCGGATACGAGGGATTCGCTATCCGTTGA
- a CDS encoding tyrosine-type recombinase/integrase yields MAGHIQDRWYKTEPGPNGKTVKVATERHGIGMRYRARYVGPDGSEKSKSFPDKQKRKAETWLANIEADMSRGDYIAPEAGKATFEQYATQWMKTQMTDPSTRESVEMRLRLHALPHIGKRPIGSFNPTHIRLWMRILEDAGLSPAYRRGIFAHVSTVFTAAVEDRVIRANPCSARSVKAPRLDPRKVKPWSGDQVKAVRAALPERYRALVDPAAGCGLRQGEVFGLAVEDIDFLGGVVHVVRQVKLLRNRPVFAPPKGGKEREVPLPESIAFALAGHLTQYPAAEVTLPWKSLDGPPITASLIFRSPEGFSLNRNRFNDRQWRPGLRAAGIANGRDNGMHALRHFYASVLLDAGESIKALSEYLGHHDPGFTLRTYTHLMPASQTRTRAAVDAVWAAPVANDGPETAHESS; encoded by the coding sequence ATGGCCGGACACATCCAAGACCGCTGGTACAAGACCGAGCCGGGCCCGAACGGCAAGACGGTCAAGGTCGCGACCGAACGTCACGGCATCGGTATGCGCTACCGCGCGCGATACGTCGGTCCCGATGGCAGCGAGAAGTCCAAGAGCTTCCCGGACAAGCAGAAGCGCAAGGCCGAGACCTGGTTGGCGAACATCGAGGCCGACATGTCCCGTGGCGACTACATCGCTCCGGAGGCTGGTAAGGCCACTTTCGAGCAGTACGCCACGCAGTGGATGAAGACGCAGATGACTGACCCCTCCACTCGGGAGTCCGTCGAGATGCGATTGCGTCTTCACGCGCTCCCGCACATCGGCAAGCGCCCCATCGGTTCGTTCAACCCGACACACATTCGACTTTGGATGCGGATCCTTGAGGACGCGGGACTCTCGCCTGCATATCGGCGCGGCATCTTCGCTCACGTCTCGACCGTCTTCACGGCCGCTGTCGAAGACCGGGTGATCCGGGCCAATCCATGCAGCGCAAGGTCTGTGAAGGCTCCCCGCCTCGACCCGCGCAAGGTCAAGCCTTGGTCTGGTGATCAGGTCAAGGCTGTGCGGGCTGCCCTGCCTGAGCGGTATCGGGCGCTTGTCGACCCCGCCGCCGGGTGCGGTCTTCGGCAGGGGGAGGTGTTCGGCCTGGCTGTCGAGGACATCGACTTCCTCGGCGGTGTCGTGCACGTGGTCCGACAGGTGAAGCTCCTGCGCAACCGGCCCGTGTTCGCACCGCCCAAGGGTGGCAAGGAGCGGGAGGTTCCCCTGCCGGAGTCCATCGCCTTCGCGTTGGCCGGCCACCTCACGCAGTACCCGGCGGCGGAGGTCACCTTGCCCTGGAAGTCTTTGGACGGCCCGCCGATTACCGCTTCTCTGATTTTCCGGAGCCCTGAGGGCTTTTCCCTGAACCGGAATCGCTTCAACGACCGGCAGTGGCGCCCTGGTCTCCGTGCTGCCGGTATCGCCAACGGGAGGGATAACGGGATGCACGCGCTACGGCACTTCTATGCATCCGTGCTGTTGGACGCCGGGGAAAGCATCAAGGCCCTGAGCGAGTACCTCGGCCATCACGATCCGGGCTTCACGCTGCGGACCTACACGCACCTCATGCCGGCCAGTCAGACGCGTACGCGAGCCGCCGTGGACGCAGTGTGGGCCGCCCCGGTCGCCAATGACGGCCCCGAGACGGCCCACGAGAGTTCGTAG
- a CDS encoding YceD family protein, with product MISKAGKALNGHLDHRSPLVFDTRELGRRPGTQKRLTRTAEAPKDLGIDGVVGVPENAPLALDLRLESVMEGVLVTGTARATAEGECVRCLEPLTLEVEADFQEMFSYPDADDRNRSRTADPVDDAEDDEDRFFLEDDSFDLEPVLRDAVVLALPLQPVCKETCAGLCSECGIRLDENPDHHHDVADIRWAALQGLAETVQDGEKDNMGGAEPGVDEKQEK from the coding sequence ATGATCTCGAAAGCAGGAAAAGCCCTGAACGGCCACCTCGACCACCGCAGCCCTCTCGTGTTCGATACGCGTGAGCTGGGCCGGCGTCCGGGTACCCAGAAGCGGCTGACCCGCACGGCGGAAGCACCGAAGGACCTCGGCATCGACGGGGTCGTCGGAGTTCCGGAGAACGCGCCCCTGGCGCTGGACCTCCGCCTCGAATCGGTCATGGAAGGGGTGCTTGTCACAGGCACCGCCCGTGCGACCGCCGAGGGGGAGTGCGTAAGGTGTCTGGAGCCGCTGACCCTCGAGGTCGAAGCGGACTTCCAGGAGATGTTCTCGTACCCTGACGCCGACGACCGGAACCGCAGCAGGACCGCGGACCCGGTCGACGACGCCGAGGACGACGAGGACAGGTTCTTTCTCGAGGACGACTCGTTCGATCTCGAGCCTGTGCTGCGTGACGCGGTGGTGCTCGCACTGCCGCTGCAGCCGGTGTGCAAGGAGACCTGTGCCGGTCTGTGTTCCGAATGCGGAATCAGGCTGGACGAGAATCCGGACCACCACCACGACGTCGCCGACATCCGTTGGGCGGCACTGCAAGGACTCGCCGAGACCGTTCAGGACGGCGAGAAGGACAACATGGGCGGCGCCGAACCTGGCGTCGACGAGAAGCAGGAGAAGTAG
- a CDS encoding HAD family hydrolase, with the protein MPTDPLSQALIGARVLLFDFDGPLCDVFAGLPAPQVANELARLLSAEDGAAGAKAMGTTDPIEVLSIAHEADAALGQRIEQALTAAEVRAVEVAGAPTPGSVAALLAAKESNRGIAVVSNNSAQCVRAFLDRHGLGGYVTEIVGRPSEQPHLMKPNPYPLIHAAELMHVDVSVCALIGDSVTDIQAARAAGASVIGYANKPTKAETFASLGANAITHEMQAIADALSAEQIS; encoded by the coding sequence ATGCCCACTGACCCGCTCAGCCAGGCGCTCATCGGAGCCCGTGTCCTGTTGTTCGACTTCGACGGGCCTCTCTGCGATGTGTTCGCCGGACTGCCGGCACCGCAAGTTGCCAACGAGCTGGCGCGGCTGCTTTCGGCTGAAGATGGAGCTGCGGGGGCGAAGGCGATGGGAACGACCGACCCCATCGAGGTACTCAGCATTGCCCACGAGGCGGACGCAGCCTTGGGCCAGAGGATCGAGCAGGCCCTAACGGCAGCAGAGGTTCGGGCGGTTGAGGTTGCTGGAGCTCCGACGCCGGGTTCTGTGGCTGCGCTGCTGGCGGCTAAGGAGTCCAACCGAGGGATTGCGGTGGTGAGCAACAACTCTGCCCAATGTGTAAGAGCCTTCTTGGACCGTCATGGGTTGGGGGGATACGTCACCGAGATCGTGGGCCGCCCATCCGAGCAGCCGCATCTCATGAAGCCGAACCCGTATCCGCTGATCCACGCCGCTGAACTGATGCACGTGGACGTCTCTGTATGCGCTCTGATCGGTGACTCAGTGACTGACATACAAGCTGCGCGGGCTGCTGGAGCCAGCGTGATCGGCTACGCCAACAAGCCCACCAAGGCCGAGACGTTCGCTTCTCTGGGTGCCAACGCCATCACCCATGAGATGCAGGCCATCGCGGACGCCCTCTCCGCCGAGCAGATCTCCTAG
- a CDS encoding winged helix-turn-helix transcriptional regulator, which produces MGETQTDSVRDDEGESPFDVFSRQCPSRGTLEHATGRWGSLTLGALHENGARFNELRRRIDGVSEKMLSRTLHALERDGLVHRDARLTNPPRVDYALTPLGHEVTARLMDLIQLVEGRMPEVMEARSRYDAAHEA; this is translated from the coding sequence ATGGGTGAGACACAGACGGACTCCGTGCGTGACGACGAGGGCGAGTCCCCCTTCGACGTCTTCTCGCGGCAGTGCCCCTCACGCGGAACCCTGGAACACGCCACGGGCCGCTGGGGCAGCCTGACCCTCGGCGCGCTCCACGAGAACGGCGCCCGCTTCAACGAACTGCGGCGCCGGATCGACGGGGTCAGCGAGAAGATGCTCTCCCGGACGCTCCACGCGCTGGAGCGCGACGGCCTGGTCCACCGGGACGCCAGGCTCACCAACCCGCCGCGTGTCGACTACGCGCTGACGCCGCTCGGCCACGAGGTCACGGCCCGGCTGATGGACCTCATCCAGCTCGTCGAGGGGCGGATGCCCGAGGTCATGGAGGCCCGGAGCCGTTACGACGCGGCGCACGAGGCCTGA
- the repSA gene encoding replication initiator protein RepSA, whose product MTVFPVEPSAVAGTAAVVGTDPLTLADLLRVANAPGFDRWQEQVRRTGGCSDPIHLEGMTTTRDAKSGRVLYSYSTQGEPGGRLRVACGNRRASRCPSCAWTYAGDTFHLIRAGLTGDVNKGTPTTVRTHPKVFATLTAPSFGPVHNRPTRGVCRCGTEHPEGSPDLGTALNPSTYDYAGAVLWNNHAGDLWRRFTIYLRREVAARAGLSQKASAEECRISFGKVAEFQKRGAVHFHAIVRLDGPDGPDTTPPPWASVALLSDAIQAAAARVSVPVPPSGAQPARTLRWGAQVDVRPIGADNANDDLTEQAVAAYVAKYATKAAETTGTVDRRIGELAELDKLTDLPDHARRLIGACFDLDDAYPERKLWQWAHMLGFRGHFSTKSRRYSTTLGALRQVRADFRARQERRERGLPDPDDSPEGSTLTLAHWTYAGHGHTPGESWLAANIHRDIHTNRETARDARAELEALDGSEVWA is encoded by the coding sequence GTGACGGTCTTCCCCGTCGAGCCTTCGGCCGTGGCCGGTACTGCTGCGGTCGTGGGCACCGACCCCCTGACCCTGGCCGACCTCCTACGCGTCGCCAACGCTCCCGGTTTCGACCGGTGGCAGGAACAGGTACGCCGTACTGGTGGCTGCTCGGACCCGATCCACCTGGAGGGCATGACCACCACCCGCGACGCGAAGTCGGGACGGGTGCTCTACTCCTACAGCACCCAGGGCGAACCCGGCGGACGACTGCGGGTGGCCTGCGGGAACCGCCGTGCCTCCCGGTGCCCCTCCTGCGCCTGGACCTACGCCGGGGACACCTTCCACCTGATCCGCGCCGGACTGACCGGCGACGTGAACAAGGGCACCCCCACCACGGTGCGCACGCACCCCAAGGTCTTCGCGACCCTCACCGCCCCCTCGTTCGGCCCGGTCCACAACCGCCCCACCCGTGGCGTCTGCCGGTGCGGCACCGAGCACCCCGAAGGCTCCCCGGATCTCGGCACGGCCCTCAACCCGAGCACGTACGACTACGCCGGTGCGGTGCTGTGGAACAACCACGCCGGGGACCTGTGGCGCCGCTTCACGATCTACCTCCGACGGGAGGTCGCCGCTCGCGCCGGCCTCTCCCAGAAAGCCTCGGCCGAGGAGTGCCGGATCTCGTTCGGGAAGGTCGCCGAGTTCCAGAAGCGCGGCGCGGTCCACTTCCACGCGATCGTCCGACTCGACGGCCCGGACGGCCCCGACACCACCCCTCCGCCCTGGGCCAGCGTCGCTCTGCTGTCGGACGCGATTCAGGCGGCTGCTGCCCGTGTGAGCGTGCCCGTTCCGCCTTCGGGCGCCCAACCGGCTCGGACGCTTCGGTGGGGTGCTCAGGTGGACGTGCGGCCGATCGGCGCGGACAACGCAAACGACGACCTGACCGAACAGGCGGTGGCCGCGTACGTCGCGAAGTACGCCACCAAGGCGGCCGAGACGACCGGCACCGTGGACCGGCGCATCGGAGAGCTGGCCGAACTCGACAAGCTCACCGACCTCCCCGACCACGCCCGGCGCCTCATCGGAGCGTGCTTCGACCTGGACGACGCCTACCCCGAACGCAAGCTCTGGCAGTGGGCCCACATGCTCGGCTTCCGGGGCCACTTCTCCACGAAGTCCCGCCGCTACTCGACCACCCTCGGCGCACTGCGACAGGTCCGGGCCGACTTCCGCGCCCGCCAGGAGCGCCGGGAACGGGGCCTGCCCGATCCGGACGACTCCCCGGAGGGCTCCACGCTGACCCTTGCCCACTGGACCTACGCCGGACACGGCCACACCCCCGGCGAATCCTGGCTCGCCGCCAACATCCACCGCGACATCCACACCAACCGCGAAACCGCCCGCGACGCACGCGCCGAACTCGAAGCGCTCGACGGATCGGAGGTGTGGGCATGA
- the rpmF gene encoding 50S ribosomal protein L32 — protein MAVPKRKMSRSNTRHRRSQWKAAVPTLVSCERCQEPKLQHIACPSCGTYNKRQVLEV, from the coding sequence GTGGCTGTTCCGAAGCGGAAGATGTCGCGCAGCAACACGCGCCACCGCCGGTCGCAGTGGAAGGCTGCGGTCCCCACCCTGGTTTCGTGTGAGCGTTGCCAGGAGCCGAAGCTCCAGCACATCGCGTGCCCGAGCTGCGGCACCTACAACAAGCGCCAGGTCCTCGAGGTCTGA
- the mutM gene encoding bifunctional DNA-formamidopyrimidine glycosylase/DNA-(apurinic or apyrimidinic site) lyase: MPELPEVEVVRRGLERWTAGRTVEAVEVLHPRAVRRHLAGGADFAARLQGLRFGTAMRRGKYLWVPLDEVESSLLGHLGMSGQLLVQPEDAPDEKHLRIRIRFDDPLGTELRFVDQRTFGGLSLHENTPDGLPDVIAHIARDPLDPAFDDAAFHLALRLRRTTVKRALLDQSLISGVGNIYADEALWRSRLHYERPTATLTRPRTAELLGHVREVMRAALDQGGTSFDSLYVNVNGESGYFDRSLDAYGREDEPCRRCGTPMRRRPWMNRSSYFCPRCQRPPRPS, translated from the coding sequence GTGCCCGAACTGCCCGAGGTCGAAGTCGTGCGGCGGGGGCTGGAGCGCTGGACCGCCGGGCGCACCGTCGAGGCGGTCGAGGTGCTGCACCCGCGTGCGGTCCGGCGGCACCTCGCGGGGGGCGCGGACTTCGCGGCCCGGCTCCAGGGTCTGCGCTTCGGCACGGCGATGCGCCGCGGCAAGTACCTCTGGGTCCCCCTCGACGAGGTGGAGTCCTCGCTCCTGGGACACCTCGGCATGAGCGGTCAGCTGCTCGTCCAGCCCGAGGACGCCCCCGACGAGAAGCACCTGCGGATCAGGATCCGCTTCGACGACCCGCTCGGCACCGAGCTGCGCTTCGTCGACCAGCGGACGTTCGGCGGGCTGTCGCTGCACGAGAACACGCCTGACGGTCTGCCCGACGTCATCGCGCACATCGCCCGCGACCCCCTCGACCCGGCCTTCGACGACGCCGCCTTCCACCTGGCGCTGCGACTGCGCCGTACGACGGTCAAGCGTGCCCTGCTCGACCAGTCCCTGATCAGCGGTGTCGGCAACATCTACGCGGACGAGGCGCTGTGGCGCAGCCGGCTCCACTACGAGCGGCCGACCGCGACCCTGACCCGCCCGAGGACGGCGGAGCTGCTGGGCCATGTCCGGGAGGTCATGCGGGCGGCCCTCGACCAGGGCGGCACCAGCTTCGACAGCCTGTACGTCAACGTGAACGGCGAATCCGGGTACTTCGACCGGTCGCTGGACGCCTACGGCCGCGAGGACGAGCCCTGCCGCCGGTGCGGTACGCCGATGCGCCGCCGGCCCTGGATGAACCGCTCCAGCTACTTCTGCCCGCGCTGCCAGCGTCCGCCGCGGCCTTCCTGA
- a CDS encoding helix-turn-helix transcriptional regulator, translating into MRRPLPDRYLTPVDLADLLGVPVETVYQWRRKDTGPRGFRVGRHLRYDPEDVRVWVAALMDKEAA; encoded by the coding sequence ATGAGGCGTCCGCTCCCCGATCGCTATCTGACGCCAGTTGATCTGGCTGACCTCCTTGGCGTCCCGGTCGAGACGGTCTATCAGTGGCGCCGCAAGGACACCGGGCCCCGCGGCTTCCGCGTCGGCCGGCACCTCCGCTACGACCCCGAAGACGTGCGCGTCTGGGTCGCCGCGCTGATGGACAAGGAAGCTGCCTGA